Within the Trachemys scripta elegans isolate TJP31775 chromosome 4, CAS_Tse_1.0, whole genome shotgun sequence genome, the region CCAGCTCTTGTTCCCCTTGATTCAGGGTTCCCACAGCCCTCCTTCTGACCCTGTGCAACATTTTGGGTAGATTTTTCCCTCTATGGGTCAGGAATCACACAGCCCTTCTTTTAGCATCTGCACTGATAATTCAGGTCAGTTGTGGTTTAGAGGAGatgtgaaagcagctataaaaaaaatggaagaaaggggaaatagatagcaatgaatataaattagaagctaggaattgcagaaaattgataagggaaggacacaaggagaaatctatggccaccAGAGTTAGGAACAATAAAATGGAGCTTTTAAGTATATAAGGAACATgaggaatcctaacaatggtccattactagatggaaatgatagaattaccAATAATAATGAAGGAAAAGTACAAGTGTTCAGTCTATTTTTTTGTTCTCAATTTAGAAAAAAGACAGATGAGGATTCATGTTGGATGATGATGATTAATGAtgaaacactttccattccaataataactaaggaggatgttaaacagcagctactaaagtgaGACAATGTTTGACAATAGTTGATCAACAGGCCCTCAggagacccagagcggaaggctCCTGCCTGCCTAGTGCAGGAAGTAGGGACTCCTCTCCTGCTGAGAGGAAGGCTACAGTTGAAGCTTCCTTCTGTTGNccccccaaactccctcctacacATGCTCTCCACGCAGGCTCTGGCAGGCAGGGCAAGTGGACAGGGCTGCGTTCCCTGGAGTTGTGCTGAAGGGCCAGGGTTGGGAGGAGAGTATGTCAACCTGAACTTGCTAAGCAGCAGGgagggatgccaaatcccagtaaaaaaagagagagggtggAGACTGGTGTTGTTACCTGATGATGTGAGCTGTATTTAAAGAACCCTTGACACCAtttgaccctcccctccccttcacctcccctttCATCTCTGGAGTTTAACGACAGATTTGAATGGACTCAATTGAGAGCCCTGGGTCCTGGTCAGGGATTATTAGAGCTGAAGTCACAGATAAGCAAGTCCAGGGGCTAAGTTAGACCTGGTGTGGGGACAGAGTTATGTTGAACAACGATGAAGAGGCAGCAACAGAGAGGTTCCCCACTACTCAGTGAAACCAGTAAGAGCTGGGCTGAGTAATGGAACCTCACAACACAGCATCACAGCAGTGGCAGTGAGTGGCCAGCTGTGATTACAGCAGCAGGGGTAATTGTGGCAGAGGCAGTGGCAGAGATAATAGGAGCAGTGAAGCGGTTGCAGAGATGGCAGCAGCTCGATGTCCCCCCTTCAGGTGAACCCATGTGAACACACTTCTGGACTCTGGGTCTTTGTTCACCACGGACgaccaactgtgagtggggtgccctgcaggcagggctgactccaggcaccagcttgtcaagcaggtgcttggggtggccgctccggagaggggcggcacgtccaggtattcggcggcaatttggcggacggtccctcactccacctgggagtgaaggacttcCTGCCGAATTggcgccgcagatcgcgatcgcagcttttttgtttttgtttttgtttttgtttttgttttggctgcttggggcggccaaaaccctggagccggccctgtctgcagggaaggggagtggcgtgttaaaggaacatttgtttgtcAGACTTTCACCCTACAAGTTggaagactgaggcaaaggacactgcccatcATACTGTGCGGGGAGGTCGCTTGCTTATGATTAGGTGCTTTTGAATCATGGTTGTGGTGTTTTGCCAAATTTATGCTgggttccttttcccttttcataaaagctttcttttgttatacacagactcagtgcttgtgtaTGGGGAAGTGTTGCCTCCGAGAGGTGCTGAGGGGTGGTTAgcttcccaggttactgggtgggggctattcataaacatacagctaaggatagcataaaatccctctttaccctgtaaagggttaattcctcttttacctgtaaagggttaagaagctcagataacctgggggggtacctgaccaaaaggaccaataaggggagaagatactttgaaatctgtgggggaaggttttttgtctgTTTCTCTCGGAGCCAGCCAGGAAACAGGACAGGGAATTTACATCTCCTTAAACATATCCGAACTAAGCATCTAGTactgcagaaatagtaagtaataggaAGAAAATGCTCCTCCGGCCCAGGccgggtactgacagggagtgcgatgtgaatgctgatccatgccccccattACCACATAATTCTTAGGTTCACTAAAAATCAGTGTGATATTCATAAATGAACACCAAGCATTACACAATTCCTAGCAACGCCCAATGCTtcagggccaggtagagcacagtcCAGCATGGCACATTACTGTGTGCACCATTGAAGTGCTCTTCTAAGGCCTCGCTCAGCCGCTACTTCCATGTGGAACTTTTCCAATGGCCCTTGAGTCTGTTCAAAgccagcagacagctgctccacctccaccctggcAGCAACTTTtgccctttgcctcacagatattatgcagggcACAAgtggcagctataaccattgggatatttttctccctgagatttaatctagtAAGGAAACGCtgccagcatcccttcaatctcCTGAAAACagattcaactgtcattctgcccCTGCGAAGCCTTGAGCTGTCGAGGTAGCCAGTGTGCTCATGGGCAGCATGTAATGGAAGCCATATCTCTGCTAATGCTCTGTGCCATAGCCCCGGGGCTGGGCCACAGCAGGGCTTAGAGCTCGTCTGGGCAGGTGAGACTTggccccagccagccagctggggCTCAGGGATCCTCAGGGCAACTTGGGTGGGTGGTGGAGAGTTTGGGGAGCCTCTGACTGCAGCAAGtgagagcgggggagggggtggagtgggggcagggctttgggaggAAGTGGTGGGGTAAGAGCAGGTCTCAGGCGGAAGGGGTAGGGcaaggggctagcctccccaaatgggGGGTTCATGTGCAGTCCAGGAGTGTACTGTTTCATGAGTCAAGAGAGCTTGAAGTAGCTTGGGTCCCtcaggatcactactggcatttcaatatcaccaAAGGTAATCCGCCAGGCAGGAAAAATGGTCCCCACTTGCAGTTTCCTGAAAAGTCTTATGTTCTTTAATGCTGTGAGTGTCATGCACCCTCCTTGACCAGGCAACTTTGACACCAGCGAAGCATCCCTGGTGCTCCACCCACACTTGcataaccatggaaaagtagccctttctgatTTACCCTCTGACAAGGTGGGCTGATtccaaaatagggatgtgcaGATCATTTATCACTctactgcagtttgggaaccacttaGCTGCAAATCCATCGACGTTGTCCTGCATATTgcagagagtcacagtcctgcatagtaGGATACGATTCATGGCCCAGCACAGTTGCCCCCCACTGTGCCTTTTCCAACATCAAAATGTTTTCCCACTGACTGGCAGCAATGCGGTGCTGGAAGCAGTCACTGTGCGATCACCACTTACTTCTCTGCTGTGAGTGCAGCTCTCGTTCTGCTGTCCCCATGCTGGAGGCAGGTCCTCTGAGAGgcccgggctacttccaggttTGAGaccccctagccataataaaaataaaaaatgacgtcacatgaaaacaaaataaggcaccaaaaaaagagtgagacataatttgaatattttttttatttaacaaatgcttttctagcctttttctgtgcaaatgaaCTAAtgattgaggaaaaatctagcttttgtgCAATGTCACAGCTGATATTGAGCATAGCGAGCCCATTCAAATGCTTTTGTTCCATAGTTGAatggtgatagttctttacctgcttcaataCGTTGAAGGTGCNCCACTGAAGTTAAGTGTTTGAAGATGCATGGCAGGATTCTCCCTAAGAATATTCCTCCTGCCATTCATTACCCAGGTTCTCCTTCTAACAAGCCTTTTAATAATCACAGTAGCTTGTGTTGCACGCCTGTAACAGTGTAGACAAGTGACAGTGAACTAGAGATTCGTGTTAATCCTGAGCTCCTATTTTAGTTCCTCAACGGGTACATTTGAGTTCTGTGATTTTCCCGAATGAAAAGAGAATTCCGCGAAATTACTTTATGCTGATAGTTTATCTTCCTTTCATGCACACATCTTCTCTTCCAGTTCCTAAGGAAAATTGGCTGATGAGTCAACTCTATCGCAAAGACATACTGAACTCCACCTGCCTGATGAACAACCTTTCTCATTCACAAAGCAAACTGAAACATGCTGTTGCAACACAGATCTTTGTGGAACATAACCACAAGTTCATCTACTGTGAGGTGCCCAAGGTGGGCTGCTCCAATTGGAAGAAAATCATCCTTCTCCTCACATTGAACCTGAGCAGAAAGGCTAATGAAGTCGACCATGATCTCATCCACCAAACCCCACTGATAAAGAGGCTGAGTTCTTACCCTTCTGACTACCAGGAGAAATTACTGACCAGTTACACCAAAGTGATGTTCACCAGAGATCCCCTGGAACGGTTGGTTTCAGCTTACAGAGACAAGCTTCTGCACTCTGAGCCATACTATAGTATCACTGTGGCAAATGAGATCAAGGCCACGTGCaggaaaaatgaaaattcaaCTGAAAAGGTGACTTTCCAGGAATTTGTTAACTTTATTCTGacaaaaaaacaagaacatttgGATATTCATTGGAAACCAATGTTTCTACTCTGTGATCCTTGCAACATTCACTATGATATCATGGGGAAGTTTGAGACCTTGGAGCAAGACTCTGAACATGTTCTCAGGAACATTGGAGCCCCAGAGGATCTGCACTACCCTAACTTTAAGAAGTATGGCTCAGAGAAACGTACTAGTGATGATATCACCCTGGAATATCTCAGAAAGCTGAGCTCAGAGCAAATTGAAAAGATCAAGAAGCTGTACCAGATAGATTTTGCCTTGTTCAACTATCCTTATGATTTGAAAATGAACCTTTATGAGACTGATACAGTATGAACCTGAAAGCAGTTTTTATTCCTACAATATCACATGAACTTGTCTACAAAGATGATTACAGCTGGCTGATGGTAGCAGTGAAGCACTATTGGTGTTTTGCAGCTCATAAAGGTATTTGTCATAGGCACtcgtgatgctgtatggaatatggggggagggatagctcaatggtttgagcattgacctgctaaacctagggttgtgagttcaatcattgagggggccatttagggatatggggcaaaaatctgttggatgatttaattggggattggtacttctttgagcagggggttggactagatgatctcctgaggtctcttccaacactgatattatATTATCAGtaccaatattacaaaattgGAATGAATCTTataccagatatgccatgtaaaatATCAGTGGAAAAGatatgatttgctaaatatgataagcttgtgcatatgtatgtatcatctttgtatcgtGAGATATAAATGTGTGGTTCATTGATATCTCAAACTGCTAAGAACCGGATATATGGACTCTGAAGTCAtatgtatgtatctgattgctttgACCATCTAACAACTCTCttcctgttcttttcttttctaataaaCCTTTGGTTTTAGATACTAAAATGaatggctggcagcatggtattttgggtaataTCCAAACTAGTATTGATCTGGTAATGTGGTTGGCCCTttggggatcagaagaacattttgtataatgACTAGAGTTTTAAGTAACTTTTCATTTTTCTGGACCTatttgctgattgggagccagagactggaaTGCAGAGAAGGGGGCTATGTTGGTTCTTTTTTCTAGCTTCTTGATAACCATGTGAgggatcaggagcacagtttgtgactggttcaTGAATCTAACTATAGTGTTAACCATCAGTTTTGGGAAAATCTGCTCTTCTTTTTGAAGCCTGCCCTGTCCTTGGCATTTTCATTGTGAGCTACCCTAGGCACCTCGAGTCACAGTTTGTCTACTGAATCAATGTAGCAAATGTTCCACCTGTGTGAGATTTTTCCTTCTGCTGATCTGATTGCCTTGAAGGTATGTGAAATTCACAGAGATTTTTGgtatgatggggggggggggaaagggatggggaCTATGACCTTTCCATATACAGATGTTTCAGAGCATCCACTTTTAGTCTAGattattttgattttcagttaataaaaaaatacaaagtagTGTGTGTCTCTAACTATGCAGGAGCCTCCAATGGGAATCCtctagcaggcaggcaggcagacatcTTGCATGTAAaggtgcagggcaccaaacagaaTCATTACTACATATACATCTGGAAATTGCAAGAGTATAGGAGTGCTCTCACCATACCTCATCAAGTCCCCTACCCTTGTGGGTGTTGGAAGGAGTTGGTGTAGATGCAGGAAAGCTGGCATTGTGCCAGTTTGGGTTCCTCCCACCCCGGTCATGGGAATGCTCAGCTAAAAAGTGTGTAGCAGCTTCGGAGACTCTTTGCACTGCCATAGCTGGAGCCGGAATCTGCCCCATGGTCTGATCCAGAATGAAAACTCCAAACAACTCCTCTCTTCTAGAGAAGTGACCAGGAAGTTGTTAACTTTATTCTAAAAAAACCTAAAACATAAAAACAATCCAACAAtaatcaccaccaccatcccATTCATTGGGATGTTTCTACTCTGTGTGCATTGCAACATTCACTATGACATCTTGAGGAAATGTGAGATCCTGCAGGAAGGTGTTAAACATGTTTTCAAGGGTATTTGAGCCCCAGAAGGTCTGTATTATCCTAGTTTGAAGAGATATGACTCTGAAAAATGGACTAATGCTGTTATCACAATGGAGTATCTCAGAAAGCTGAGCTCACAGCAAATTCAGGAAATGGCACCAGAGTCAAAATTGTGTCAAGTATTTGCCTCTGATGGGACCTTAAACTCACTCAGTTTATTTGCTttttctaaaaaattaaaaatgggaagCAGTATTTGACCACAGCCCCAAGAAAACCCAAACTGCCCCCTCTCTGCATGCAGGTGACACatttatatatttcatgtttttaaagctGTTCCTTAGTTCATCAAACATGCAGGAGCTATGTCAAGAGTTAGCCAATGTAGCTCGCCAGCTCCATTAGCTCCTTCCAGTTGCTAATGACCTACAGGAACAAGTTACAGTTCCCTCctgtagcctataggactaacctgcttgcgtgtgtgtgtgtgtgtgtatatatatatatatatatatatttggtttattaaaataagtttggctgtaatgcaaaagacctacaggccatatcctgtatggtaagctaaagcaaagttagcatatttatattaaataaatataatactCAAAAAGTAAAGTTGACTTATCTATTTAGGTAACAAGATATAAGTACCCACGCCTATGTCCATGACCTTTTATTTAAACCAATagacaatgaaaaatgtttttttttaatgttgtaccCACaaacttaacaagtacaccacaagagactgatgtgtGTACATACCGGTCATCAATACGCACATACAtattagcctatggggtaagtgtaccctaacacttctgtgggtgaggaatgaaatttgggcataagaggaaggatttccggcatttgccctataaaagaggtaaccCACCCAATAGAGTATCTTCATTTCTTACTTGGCTCCGTTCTCACTTTACTTCATTTCCATTCGTACTTTACTCTATTTTTACTTACTTCCTTTACTCTATTTATTCTATCTATCTACGATAACTGCTACTATCAGTAGGATatacttgtttttcttaaagtttaaGTTTCAAGgaaactaggctaagcttggtttccctaggttttattcttagtttgtttattaggttttgatttaaaTTTAAGTTAGGCAAGTAAACCCTAGTCAGCTTTGATAGCTCTTAGCATTTTCTAAGTACTGCATCCCtcactaaaaaattaaaaaacctgaACCGCAAGGCTgttcctttgtctcttaccaccaggttatcaaggaagggtgtaagtatattaaccaaagctttgttgcatataatactatattatcatatgtatcttttaaatagcagtgatgcaattgtaactttgtaactctgggtattttaccattAACTTActatttcattaattttaataaaaagtctttaaggctatatctgtctcagtgtgagcttccatcatacccccgagggtcctttataaattctgtggagcctgatccgggacaagaacttttatcttctgatcaaacaaattGGCAAGCCTAAaccccatactaattaatattaatgatgataataataattaaaataaaataaataaattaaattcccatattgtcaaaattaatattatcagtccaccctaaatcaggctacactCCTCTCTCCTCAATGCTGGTCCTTTTTGGCGGGAGCAGGGTGTGTAGGGTTGCCCCTCAAGTTTGTCTGAAGAGTGAAGCTCTCCACCCTTTTCCTCAAACAACTTTCCTGGCTGGTGAACTACCCTGGGTGGTTCCCAGGCTGCAAAGTGAGTCTGATGAGCCACAGAAGGCTCATGAGTATTGAAATGAAGCATGATCCGAGAGAGACAGCATGGAAATATAGGAGAGGGCCATTACTGAGCAGCATTAATGGGGAGATATATCTGTCCCCCCCTCAGCTCTTCCATATTGCTACTATTCCCCATGTCCATCATTCTGTCTTATGTGTTTTCTCACCCACCCTTCCAATAACCTCATTCCCCACATATTCTCCACACAGATCAGCGTGGTGGGGGCCATCTTGCTCCCATATCCATTGTCTTCCATAAATTCCTCTCTCCAAAATGTCCCCCAGATATTTCCTTTAGTTTGCAGAAGCAGCTTCTTATTCCTGCCAGCTGTGCTGGGCCGACAAGCCTCTTTAGTTTCATCAGATTTTCTCTCCTTGCCAGCAAACCCTAGCAGGTTCACAGGCAGGAGAACCTGTCTGCTGAGCAAGGCTGCTATCTCTGCTCCTCTGAGATCTTCAAGGACAAGCCTCTTCTTCTCTTGTTataacacaaaaccttaaatttgaCATCATGTATTCCCCATGAACACATAACAAATCAGACACATAGATCCAGTGCACCTATGTAGCTGAGGTTACATGTACAGTTTTGCATTACTAGTGCAGCTGCCACAGGGAGCCATACCAGGGCGCCCTCTTGTGGCATGAAATGGCCCTATGCTGCACTGCCCTTAGTTCCCTCTTGGCTCTTGTACACCTATTCCCagccaaaaatatattaaactaaAATTTCCCTTTTATTAAGGCCTCATTTATTAAGTCTTACAGTATGTCAACATTCCTTAAGCCCTCAAGTCCAGGCCCTGTTCCCCTTGATTCAGGGTTCCCACAGCCCTCCTTCTGGGCCTGTGCAACATTTTGGGGTAGATTTTTCCCTCTATGGGTCAGGAATCACACAGCCCTTCTTTTAGCATCTGCACTGACAATTCAGATCAGTTGTGGTTTAGAGGGGACGTGAAAGCAGCTAtacaaaaaaatggaagaaaggggaaatagcaatgaatataaattagaagctaggaattgcagaaaattgataagggaaggatacaaggagaaatctatggccaccAGAGTTAGGAACAATAAAATGGAGCTTTTAAGTATATAAAGGAACataagaatcctaacaatggtccattactagatggaaatgatagaattgtcaataataatgaaGGAAAAGTACAAGTGTTCAGTctatttttttgttctttatttagaAAAAAGCCAGATGAGGATTCATGTTGGATGATGATGATTAATGAtgaaacactttccattccaataaTAACtaaagaggatgttaaacagcagcttctAAAGTTAGACAATATTTGATCAACAGGTACAGATAATTTGTATCCAATAATTGTAGAAGAGCTGGCTGGTAGAAAGtgtcaccctaaactgaacctcactttCTAAGCAGGGGGATGAGATGCCAagtcccagtgaaaatgagagaggATGGAGACTGGTGGTGTTACCTGGTGGTGTGGACTCTGTTTAAAGAACCCTGGACACCAtttgaccctcccctcccctccccttctctcccctgcccctcctctcccttctctaatatttaaagacagagctgattggaCTGAATTGAGAGCCCTTGGTTTTGTTCGAGGATTAATAGAGCTGAAGTCACTGATGAGGAAGCGCAGGGGCTAAGccttatagattctaggactggaagggacttgagaggtcatagagtccagtcccctgccctcatggcaggaccaaatactgcctagaccatccctgatagacatttatctaacctactcttaaatatctccagaaatggagattccacaacctccctaggcaatttattccagtgtttaaccaccctgacagttagtaactttttcctaatgcccaacctaaacctcccttcctgcagtttaagcccattgcttcttgttctatccttagaggctaaggtgaacaagttttctcc harbors:
- the LOC117876135 gene encoding carbohydrate sulfotransferase 9-like; amino-acid sequence: MHTSSLPVPKENWLMSQLYRKDILNSTCLMNNLSHSQSKLKHAVATQIFVEHNHKFIYCEVPKVGCSNWKKIILLLTLNLSRKANEVDHDLIHQTPLIKRLSSYPSDYQEKLLTSYTKVMFTRDPLERLVSAYRDKLLHSEPYYSITVANEIKATCRKNENSTEKVTFQEFVNFILTKKQEHLDIHWKPMFLLCDPCNIHYDIMGKFETLEQDSEHVLRNIGAPEDLHYPNFKKYGSEKRTSDDITLEYLRKLSSEQIEKIKKLYQIDFALFNYPYDLKMNLYETDTV